Proteins from a single region of Cupriavidus sp. MP-37:
- a CDS encoding alpha/beta hydrolase, whose amino-acid sequence MSELLPAIEIETAPNPGCAVIWMHGLGADGSDFAPVVPELRLPASPGVRFIFPHAPAIPVTCNGGYVMPAWYDIVSLDQAGRRADEAGIRASCDAIRALIARENARGIPSGRIVLAGFSQGGAIAYTTGLTHAEPLAGIVALSTYMPAPSTLAAEVNPANAATAVFAAHGTQDEVVPLALGVAARDFVQARQHPVTWHTYPMGHSVCLEEIADIGAWLAARFAQAGTASA is encoded by the coding sequence ATGAGCGAACTGCTGCCCGCGATCGAAATTGAAACCGCGCCCAATCCCGGCTGCGCCGTCATCTGGATGCACGGACTGGGCGCCGATGGCAGTGACTTCGCCCCGGTGGTGCCCGAGTTGCGGCTGCCGGCCTCGCCCGGCGTGCGCTTTATCTTTCCGCATGCCCCGGCGATCCCGGTGACCTGCAATGGCGGCTATGTCATGCCGGCCTGGTATGACATCGTTTCCCTCGATCAGGCAGGCCGGCGCGCCGACGAAGCGGGCATCCGCGCTTCCTGCGATGCCATCCGCGCGCTGATCGCACGGGAGAATGCACGCGGCATCCCGAGCGGGCGCATCGTGCTGGCAGGCTTCTCGCAGGGCGGCGCCATCGCCTACACCACCGGACTGACCCACGCTGAGCCGCTCGCCGGCATCGTCGCACTGTCCACCTACATGCCCGCACCGTCGACGCTCGCTGCCGAAGTAAATCCGGCCAACGCCGCCACGGCGGTGTTCGCCGCCCATGGCACGCAGGACGAAGTCGTGCCGCTGGCGCTCGGCGTGGCCGCCCGCGATTTCGTGCAGGCGCGGCAGCATCCGGTGACGTGGCACACCTATCCGATGGGCCATTCGGTGTGCCTGGAAGAGATTGCCGATATCGGCGCCTGGCTGGCTGCGCGCTTTGCGCAGGCCGGCACGGCGTCCGCCTGA
- a CDS encoding M14 family zinc carboxypeptidase, whose product MHPRADFPEYDQLLTLLDAGGHVLDTQVACETTVQGHRFGVHVAMLGSRDPGAPAIGIFGGIHGLERIGTQLVLDYLRSVLSRLAWDELLHRELQSVRLVFMPIVNPGGMWAGTRANPNGVDLMRNGPQDADARVPFLAGGQRLGAWLPWYRGAAGAPMEAESSALLRVVRQELLPRPLSFAVDCHSGYGWRDSIWFPYARTRRPMPHLAEMYLLKTLFEQAHPHHGYTFEPQSHQYLLHGDLWDHAYDLAPRGNLFLPMTLELGSWLWIKKNPRQLFSREGIFNPIKAHRTARVLRRHVSLFDFLGRIAFASDRWLPRGAQRDELLQQARAHWHTEPP is encoded by the coding sequence GGAATATGACCAGTTGCTGACCTTGCTGGACGCCGGCGGCCACGTGCTCGATACCCAGGTGGCATGCGAGACCACCGTGCAGGGCCACCGCTTCGGCGTGCATGTCGCCATGCTTGGCAGCCGCGACCCGGGCGCGCCGGCCATCGGCATCTTCGGCGGCATTCACGGGCTGGAGCGCATCGGCACGCAGCTGGTGCTGGATTACCTGCGCTCGGTGCTGTCCCGCCTGGCCTGGGATGAACTGCTGCACCGCGAGCTGCAGTCGGTGCGGCTGGTGTTCATGCCCATCGTCAACCCCGGCGGCATGTGGGCCGGCACGCGCGCCAACCCCAACGGCGTCGACCTGATGCGCAACGGCCCGCAGGATGCCGACGCGCGCGTGCCCTTCCTGGCCGGCGGCCAGCGCCTCGGCGCCTGGCTGCCGTGGTACCGCGGCGCGGCCGGCGCGCCGATGGAGGCCGAAAGCAGCGCACTGCTGCGCGTGGTCCGGCAGGAACTGCTGCCGCGTCCGCTCAGCTTTGCGGTGGACTGCCATTCCGGCTACGGCTGGCGCGACAGCATCTGGTTCCCGTACGCGCGCACGCGCCGGCCGATGCCGCACCTGGCCGAGATGTACCTGCTCAAGACTTTGTTCGAGCAGGCCCATCCGCACCATGGCTATACCTTCGAGCCGCAGAGCCACCAGTACCTGCTGCACGGCGACCTGTGGGACCATGCCTATGACCTGGCGCCGCGCGGCAACCTGTTCCTGCCGATGACGCTGGAGCTGGGCTCGTGGCTGTGGATCAAGAAAAACCCGCGCCAGCTGTTCTCGCGCGAGGGCATCTTCAACCCGATCAAGGCGCACCGCACCGCGCGCGTGCTGCGCCGGCACGTCAGCCTGTTCGACTTTCTCGGCCGCATCGCCTTTGCGTCCGACCGCTGGCTGCCGCGCGGCGCGCAGCGCGACGAGCTGCTGCAGCAGGCACGCGCGCACTGGCATACGGAGCCGCCATGA
- a CDS encoding alpha/beta fold hydrolase, with product MSRWVFLRGLTRESRHWGTLPARWEAAGLGRPLLPDLPGNGALSAQPAPWSVRDMVTAVRRQLTAAGVPGPYRVLAMSLGAMAATEWASTYPEEVSGLVLINTSMRPFCTPAQRLRPRNWGRLLRVAQSWQDRAYCERTIHAITCARTDTLASDLAQWQAIAADAPVSRQAALAQLLAAARYRAPAEPPRCPVLLLASAADRLVNPACSGRIAQAWDVPLLTHQWAGHDLPHDDPQWLCDAVARAGSRFG from the coding sequence ATGAGCCGATGGGTGTTCTTGCGGGGACTGACGCGCGAATCGCGCCACTGGGGAACGCTGCCGGCGCGCTGGGAGGCAGCCGGGCTGGGACGCCCGCTGTTGCCTGACCTGCCCGGCAATGGCGCGCTGTCGGCACAGCCGGCGCCGTGGAGCGTGCGCGACATGGTGACGGCGGTGCGGCGCCAGCTGACCGCCGCCGGCGTGCCGGGACCGTACCGCGTGCTGGCCATGTCGCTGGGGGCGATGGCCGCAACCGAGTGGGCCAGTACGTATCCGGAAGAAGTGAGCGGCCTGGTGCTGATCAACACCAGCATGCGGCCCTTCTGCACGCCCGCGCAACGCCTGCGTCCGCGCAACTGGGGCAGGCTGCTGCGCGTGGCGCAGAGTTGGCAGGATCGCGCATATTGCGAGCGGACCATCCACGCCATCACCTGCGCGCGCACCGACACGCTCGCCAGCGACCTTGCGCAGTGGCAGGCCATCGCAGCGGACGCACCGGTCAGCCGGCAGGCCGCGCTGGCGCAATTGCTGGCCGCCGCGCGCTACCGCGCGCCGGCCGAGCCGCCGCGCTGCCCGGTATTGCTGCTGGCCTCGGCGGCGGACCGCCTGGTCAACCCGGCCTGTTCGGGGCGCATCGCGCAGGCCTGGGACGTGCCCTTGCTGACGCACCAGTGGGCCGGCCATGACCTGCCGCACGACGATCCGCAGTGGCTATGCGACGCGGTCGCACGCGCCGGGTCACGCTTCGGCTAG
- a CDS encoding response regulator transcription factor, producing MPHARLLLIDDHTLFRTGLRLVLADSPSVAHIIEAGSVMQAVQDHGGAAVDIVLLDIQMPGLNGIEGVKVLRRHFPAARILIVSGTSGLETIPAEVRREIAGFLPKSADANEIEEAIACCLAGGTHFSGEANAGAPSQASYAASTLTPRQLEVLHQLTLGRSNKVIAHHMGLSENTVRVHVAAILDHLGVVSRVEAILEAQRRGLVQAVR from the coding sequence ATGCCCCACGCCCGCCTGCTGCTGATCGACGACCATACCTTGTTCCGCACCGGGCTGCGCCTGGTGCTGGCCGACAGCCCGAGCGTGGCTCATATCATAGAGGCCGGTTCGGTCATGCAGGCGGTGCAGGACCACGGCGGCGCGGCGGTCGACATCGTGCTGCTCGACATCCAGATGCCGGGCCTGAACGGCATCGAGGGCGTCAAGGTATTGCGCCGGCATTTCCCGGCGGCACGGATCCTGATCGTGTCGGGCACGTCGGGGCTGGAAACCATCCCGGCCGAGGTGCGGCGCGAGATCGCAGGCTTCCTGCCCAAATCCGCCGACGCGAACGAGATCGAGGAAGCCATTGCATGCTGCCTGGCCGGCGGCACGCATTTTTCCGGCGAGGCCAATGCCGGCGCACCGTCCCAGGCGTCCTACGCTGCCAGCACGCTCACACCGCGCCAGCTCGAGGTGCTGCATCAGCTGACGCTGGGCCGCTCGAACAAGGTCATTGCCCACCATATGGGCCTGTCCGAGAACACCGTGCGCGTCCATGTCGCGGCCATCCTCGATCATCTCGGCGTGGTCAGCCGCGTCGAAGCCATCCTCGAAGCCCAGCGGCGCGGCCTGGTGCAGGCGGTGCGATGA
- a CDS encoding AGE family epimerase/isomerase codes for MPLSPELNQRIAALTAHYDTVVLPLWTASGWNPDLLLPYEALDGGSAAPLPPSRYRAMACARQLYVFSLAGQQAHADTLFGSLQAYFGNGEGAWIYSVDPAGAPLDSTRDLYTHAFVIFACAAYYARFGNEDALEVLDETVDIVEDRFADGQGLYHAALTEHFRPKGAGVLQNPVMHLTEAYLAALDATGDEWYAERLREIAMAVHERFVDAASGCVAELPQGSADNRIEPGHQFEWFSLVAARPALFGDLPLSDDLRRAFAFAQQHGVAAGTLGVCAALDAGGARIDGTERIWAQTEFARALAVEGSAQSLAALADWVGQFRGRFLSAQGWHECLAPTGDVVRAEMPSTSPYHLATSYQALAALAGLPWPAQDA; via the coding sequence ATGCCCCTCTCGCCCGAGCTCAACCAACGGATCGCCGCCCTGACGGCGCACTACGACACCGTCGTGCTGCCGCTGTGGACCGCCTCCGGCTGGAATCCCGACCTGTTGCTGCCCTATGAAGCGCTCGACGGCGGCAGCGCCGCGCCGCTGCCGCCGTCGCGCTATCGCGCCATGGCGTGCGCGCGCCAGCTGTACGTGTTCTCGCTGGCGGGGCAGCAGGCGCACGCCGATACGCTGTTCGGCTCGCTGCAGGCCTATTTCGGCAATGGCGAGGGCGCGTGGATCTACAGCGTCGACCCGGCCGGTGCGCCGCTCGACAGCACCCGCGACCTCTACACCCATGCCTTCGTGATCTTCGCCTGCGCCGCGTATTACGCGCGCTTCGGCAACGAGGATGCGCTGGAGGTGCTCGATGAAACCGTCGATATCGTCGAAGACCGCTTCGCCGACGGACAGGGCCTGTACCACGCCGCGCTGACCGAGCACTTCCGGCCCAAGGGGGCTGGCGTGCTGCAGAACCCGGTCATGCACCTGACCGAGGCCTACCTGGCCGCGCTCGATGCCACCGGCGACGAGTGGTACGCGGAACGGCTGCGCGAGATCGCGATGGCGGTGCATGAACGCTTTGTCGACGCCGCCAGCGGCTGCGTCGCGGAGCTGCCGCAAGGCAGCGCGGACAACCGCATCGAGCCCGGGCACCAGTTCGAGTGGTTTTCGCTGGTGGCAGCAAGGCCGGCGTTGTTTGGCGACCTGCCGCTGTCGGACGACCTGCGCCGCGCCTTTGCCTTCGCGCAGCAGCATGGCGTGGCCGCGGGCACGTTGGGTGTGTGCGCCGCGCTGGATGCGGGTGGCGCACGCATCGACGGCACCGAGCGCATCTGGGCACAGACGGAGTTCGCGCGCGCGCTGGCCGTGGAAGGGTCGGCGCAGTCGCTGGCCGCGCTGGCTGACTGGGTCGGGCAATTCCGCGGCCGTTTCCTGTCGGCGCAGGGTTGGCATGAGTGCCTGGCGCCGACCGGCGACGTGGTGCGCGCGGAGATGCCGTCGACCTCGCCCTATCACCTGGCGACGTCTTACCAGGCGCTGGCAGCGCTGGCAGGGCTGCCATGGCCCGCGCAGGATGCATGA
- a CDS encoding copper resistance protein CopQ: protein MTKTAKTLITAATLAAAFAGGVAQAASVNANAGDKYGYSYRVGNADAFTDGARTGKFDPFTEGARSGKFDPFTEGARVGKPDPYTDGARTIAATVPADSYGYNYRSGKVDPFTDGARVGKADPYTDGARTVAGLDRSGVSAQPARSFDPYTDGARVGKADPYTDGARTVAGLDRSGVSAEPARSFDPYTDGARVGKVDPYTDGAIA, encoded by the coding sequence ATGACCAAGACCGCCAAGACCCTGATCACCGCCGCCACCCTTGCCGCCGCGTTCGCCGGTGGTGTCGCGCAGGCCGCCAGCGTGAATGCCAACGCCGGCGACAAGTACGGCTACAGCTATCGCGTCGGCAACGCCGATGCCTTTACCGACGGTGCCCGCACCGGCAAGTTCGACCCGTTCACGGAGGGCGCGCGCAGCGGCAAGTTCGACCCGTTCACCGAAGGCGCCCGCGTCGGCAAGCCTGACCCGTACACCGACGGCGCGCGCACGATTGCAGCCACGGTGCCGGCCGACAGCTACGGCTACAACTACCGCAGCGGCAAGGTCGATCCGTTCACCGATGGCGCCCGCGTCGGCAAGGCGGATCCGTACACCGACGGCGCCCGCACGGTAGCCGGCCTGGATCGCAGCGGCGTGTCGGCCCAGCCGGCCCGCAGCTTCGACCCGTACACCGACGGGGCGCGCGTCGGCAAGGCTGACCCGTACACCGACGGTGCCCGCACGGTAGCCGGCCTGGACCGCAGCGGTGTGTCGGCCGAACCGGCCCGCAGCTTCGACCCGTACACCGACGGTGCGCGCGTGGGCAAGGTCGATCCCTACACCGACGGCGCCATCGCCTGA
- a CDS encoding TetR/AcrR family transcriptional regulator — protein MKTQSVREQLLEHTLILIRRRGFNGFSYRDLAELVGVKTSSIHYYFPTKEDLVQEAVKEYSARLAERINAIDTSLPVTEQAAIYLAPFRASCGSDQICLCGMLSTETLCLPESVHKMLQGFFLLNEQWLAGLLERAQPHRSTPFPVPPARLAQVVFGSLQSGLIAARLFGTSDRVEAAADTLMAAVSG, from the coding sequence ATGAAGACCCAATCCGTACGCGAGCAATTGCTCGAGCACACCCTGATCCTGATCCGCCGGCGCGGCTTCAACGGCTTCAGCTACCGCGACCTCGCGGAACTGGTGGGCGTGAAGACCTCCAGCATCCACTATTACTTTCCGACCAAGGAAGACCTGGTCCAGGAAGCGGTGAAGGAATACAGCGCCCGCCTGGCCGAGCGCATCAACGCGATCGACACCAGCCTGCCGGTCACCGAGCAGGCCGCCATTTATCTGGCACCATTCCGCGCCAGCTGCGGCTCGGACCAGATCTGCCTGTGCGGCATGCTGTCGACCGAGACGCTATGCCTGCCCGAATCGGTCCACAAGATGCTGCAGGGCTTTTTCCTGCTGAACGAGCAATGGCTGGCCGGGCTGCTGGAGCGGGCCCAGCCCCATCGCAGCACGCCTTTCCCGGTACCGCCGGCGCGGCTGGCACAGGTGGTATTCGGCTCGCTGCAGAGCGGGCTGATCGCGGCTCGCCTGTTCGGCACGTCGGACCGCGTTGAAGCCGCCGCCGATACCCTGATGGCGGCCGTATCCGGCTGA
- a CDS encoding Crp/Fnr family transcriptional regulator, producing the protein MSEPADPTSLPVLAPAAVLAGHAWFGELAPAHQSLAARETLLQSFAAGSFIARRGEPSRHWIGVDSGLIKLAVYTPDGRGCTFSGVPAGGWCGEGSVIKREHRRYDVIAIRDSQVLLVPEPVFNTLLAQSLPFASFVVRQLNERMGQFIATVQNDRLLGADARVAQAIAQLFHPDLYPRTSPVLELSQEEIGLLTGLSRQRVNQALRRLADAGMVHLSYQSIRVTDLPRLRHFGISDL; encoded by the coding sequence ATGAGCGAACCCGCAGACCCCACTTCCCTCCCTGTGCTGGCCCCCGCCGCGGTGCTGGCCGGCCATGCCTGGTTCGGCGAACTCGCCCCGGCACACCAGTCTCTTGCCGCGCGCGAAACCCTGCTGCAGTCCTTTGCCGCGGGCAGCTTTATCGCCCGGCGCGGCGAGCCCTCGCGCCACTGGATCGGCGTGGACAGCGGCCTGATCAAGCTGGCGGTGTACACGCCCGATGGCCGCGGCTGCACCTTCTCGGGTGTGCCTGCCGGCGGCTGGTGCGGCGAAGGCAGCGTGATCAAGCGCGAACACCGCCGCTATGACGTGATCGCGATCCGCGACTCGCAGGTGCTGCTGGTGCCCGAACCGGTCTTCAACACCCTGCTGGCGCAGAGCCTGCCGTTCGCCAGCTTTGTGGTGCGCCAGCTCAACGAACGCATGGGCCAGTTCATCGCCACCGTGCAGAACGATCGCCTGCTGGGCGCCGATGCGCGCGTGGCGCAAGCCATCGCACAGCTGTTCCATCCCGACCTGTATCCGCGCACCAGCCCGGTACTGGAACTGTCGCAGGAGGAGATCGGCCTGCTTACCGGGCTCTCGCGCCAGCGCGTCAACCAGGCGCTGCGGCGGCTGGCGGATGCGGGCATGGTGCACTTGTCGTATCAAAGCATCCGCGTGACCGACCTGCCACGGCTGCGCCACTTCGGGATATCGGACCTGTAA
- a CDS encoding alpha/beta hydrolase: MSPDPRPPSQTARHRWLAAAAGMAVAAGVARHLLFRALERKAFVTPTDETSRAQPPDNSAPKVRHATFASGDRILHAAFMPVADPEAPALMVCHGDNECLPDWAPVQAMLADAGIASYVFDYSGYGRSTGRPSVRRLRQDALAAYRQFIAATPQSKRRVVLGHSLGSGILLDVARRFEPQPDGYVIAAGFSSARLAAVQTGRIPAWAAWLLPDPWNNAARAGKLERPLLVVHSRDDVVIVPPHAERVASAARHLHALVMHEAMPHDAAILPEHIETFWPPILRFMHAQATGPEAPSQQARDAAPINGRSHGRLI, from the coding sequence ATGAGTCCTGATCCCCGCCCTCCTTCCCAAACCGCGCGTCACCGCTGGCTGGCTGCGGCAGCAGGCATGGCCGTGGCCGCTGGGGTGGCGCGACATCTGCTGTTTCGTGCGCTGGAGCGCAAAGCCTTTGTCACGCCAACGGATGAGACAAGCCGCGCGCAACCACCTGACAATTCCGCCCCTAAGGTGCGGCACGCCACCTTCGCCAGCGGCGACCGCATCCTGCACGCGGCCTTCATGCCGGTGGCAGACCCCGAAGCACCGGCCCTGATGGTGTGCCACGGCGACAACGAATGCCTGCCGGACTGGGCACCAGTGCAGGCGATGCTGGCCGATGCGGGCATCGCCTCCTACGTGTTCGATTACAGCGGCTATGGGCGCAGCACCGGACGGCCAAGCGTGCGTCGGCTGCGGCAGGATGCACTGGCCGCCTACCGGCAGTTCATCGCCGCCACGCCGCAATCGAAACGGCGCGTGGTGCTGGGACATTCGCTGGGCTCAGGCATCCTGCTGGATGTGGCGCGGCGTTTCGAGCCGCAGCCGGATGGCTATGTGATAGCCGCGGGCTTCAGCTCGGCGCGGCTGGCTGCGGTGCAGACCGGGCGCATCCCCGCATGGGCTGCGTGGCTGCTGCCGGATCCGTGGAACAACGCAGCGCGTGCGGGCAAGCTGGAACGGCCGCTGCTGGTGGTGCACAGCCGTGACGACGTGGTCATCGTGCCGCCCCACGCGGAACGCGTGGCAAGCGCTGCCAGGCATCTGCATGCGCTGGTCATGCACGAGGCCATGCCACACGATGCGGCCATATTGCCCGAGCATATCGAGACTTTCTGGCCGCCGATCCTGCGCTTCATGCACGCGCAGGCGACTGGTCCGGAAGCGCCATCGCAGCAAGCACGCGATGCCGCTCCCATCAATGGCCGATCACATGGCCGATTAATCTAA
- a CDS encoding TetR/AcrR family transcriptional regulator, producing MNTPTVREQLVEHALVLIRRRGFNGFSYRDLAELVGVKTSSIHYYFPSKDDLVLEAVREYSARKRARLQAIDTSLPCAEQARQYLQPLRDGACTDQACVVGMLSADVLAMPDTVRAAMQDFTRLNEQWLARLLEQAGARGAAPFPLPPPQLAQVIFGALQNGLISARLFGTWERVDAAAALLASAMPVEEALAEA from the coding sequence ATGAATACCCCAACCGTACGCGAGCAACTGGTCGAACACGCGCTGGTGCTGATCCGCCGCAGGGGGTTCAACGGCTTCAGCTACCGCGACCTGGCCGAACTGGTCGGCGTCAAGACCTCGAGCATCCACTATTACTTCCCGTCCAAGGACGACCTGGTGCTCGAAGCGGTGCGCGAGTACAGCGCGCGCAAGCGGGCAAGGCTGCAGGCCATCGATACCAGCCTGCCGTGCGCCGAGCAGGCGCGGCAATACCTGCAGCCGCTGCGCGATGGTGCCTGCACCGACCAGGCCTGCGTGGTCGGCATGCTGTCGGCCGACGTGCTGGCCATGCCTGACACCGTGCGCGCCGCGATGCAGGACTTTACCCGCCTTAACGAGCAATGGCTGGCACGCCTGCTCGAGCAGGCCGGCGCCCGGGGCGCGGCGCCGTTTCCGCTGCCGCCGCCGCAGTTGGCGCAGGTGATATTCGGCGCGCTGCAGAACGGGCTGATCAGTGCGCGGCTGTTCGGTACGTGGGAACGCGTCGATGCCGCGGCAGCGCTGCTGGCCAGCGCCATGCCAGTAGAAGAGGCGCTAGCCGAAGCGTGA
- a CDS encoding AraC family transcriptional regulator, translating into MPLVSRHHLRFARLRFPFAVHVQALHGTASLRDANARREVRPGDPFVVHAFAHFDCDLPGTWQQPCAIVLTAVPDSDCPRLAGKPADRPWSRQFAGLVFSRPETDWNAERLAAQWQVPARLVRARLFAEGEALHPLLREQRAAHALHALAGAGGLVPALDRLAMHAGLRSANALARAWHDWFGIDAERLVEDCRGGRRALAERPTWPGLAQAAA; encoded by the coding sequence ATGCCGCTTGTCAGCCGTCACCACCTCCGCTTTGCCCGCCTGCGCTTTCCCTTTGCCGTCCATGTGCAAGCCCTGCACGGCACCGCCAGCCTGCGCGACGCCAATGCGCGGCGTGAAGTCCGGCCCGGCGACCCGTTCGTGGTGCACGCCTTCGCCCACTTCGACTGCGACCTGCCGGGCACCTGGCAGCAACCCTGCGCCATCGTCCTGACCGCCGTACCGGACAGCGACTGTCCCCGCCTGGCCGGCAAGCCCGCGGATCGTCCGTGGTCGCGCCAGTTCGCCGGCCTGGTCTTTTCCCGCCCCGAGACCGACTGGAACGCCGAGCGCCTGGCCGCGCAATGGCAAGTGCCGGCGCGCCTGGTCCGCGCACGGCTCTTTGCCGAAGGCGAGGCGCTGCATCCGCTGCTGCGCGAGCAACGCGCCGCACATGCGCTGCACGCGCTGGCCGGCGCAGGCGGCCTGGTGCCCGCGCTGGACCGGTTGGCCATGCATGCGGGCCTGCGTTCGGCCAACGCGCTGGCGCGCGCCTGGCACGACTGGTTCGGCATCGATGCCGAGCGGCTGGTTGAAGATTGCCGCGGTGGTCGCCGGGCGCTTGCAGAACGGCCAACGTGGCCGGGGCTGGCCCAGGCGGCAGCCTGA
- a CDS encoding acyl-CoA synthetase: protein MPTDFDSGLARNAANFVPLTPIDFLVRAAEVYGDRLAIVHGPLRQNWRDTYARARRLASALARAGIGKGDTVAALLPNTPAMVEAHFGVPMAGAVLNALNIRLDAANLLFMLRHGEARVLLADTEFADLARQMALELPGLKVVAVHDVLGPQSAPFGDTDYEAFLAGGDPAYAWQMPADEWDAIALNYTSGTTGDPKGVVYHHRGAAINAISNILEWDLPKHPVYLWTLPMFHCNGWCFPWTVAARAGVNVCLRKFEPKLVFDLMREEGVTHYCAAPIVHTALVNAPAAWREGVRGPVRGMVAGAPPPAAVLAQMEAMGFELTHVYGLTEVYGPAAVCAEQDDWSTLSEQDRAVKKARQGVRYHLQSQVAVLDPDSMQPVPADGETIGEIMFRGNICMKGYLKNEKATREAFAGGWFHTGDLGVCMPDGYIKIKDRSKDIIISGGENISSVEVEDALYRHPAVLAAAVVAQPDAKWGETPCAFVELKDGASVSAEELIAHCRTLLAGFKVPKAVYFGPLPKTSTGKIQKFELRRKVKSDSAIDV, encoded by the coding sequence ATGCCAACCGATTTCGACAGCGGCCTGGCCCGCAACGCAGCCAATTTCGTGCCGCTTACCCCCATTGATTTCCTGGTGCGCGCCGCCGAGGTGTATGGCGACCGCCTGGCCATCGTGCATGGGCCGCTGCGCCAGAACTGGCGCGACACTTATGCGCGCGCACGGCGCCTGGCCAGCGCGCTGGCACGCGCCGGCATCGGCAAGGGCGATACCGTGGCCGCGCTGCTGCCCAATACGCCGGCCATGGTCGAAGCGCATTTCGGCGTGCCGATGGCCGGAGCCGTGCTCAATGCGCTGAATATCCGCCTCGACGCCGCCAATCTGCTGTTCATGCTGCGCCATGGCGAAGCGCGCGTGCTGCTGGCCGATACCGAGTTCGCCGACCTGGCGCGGCAGATGGCGCTGGAACTGCCGGGACTGAAGGTGGTTGCCGTGCACGACGTGCTGGGTCCGCAGTCGGCGCCGTTCGGCGACACCGACTACGAAGCCTTCCTCGCCGGCGGCGATCCGGCATACGCCTGGCAAATGCCCGCCGACGAGTGGGATGCGATCGCGCTGAACTACACCTCGGGCACCACCGGCGACCCCAAGGGCGTGGTCTACCATCACCGCGGCGCGGCCATCAATGCCATCTCGAATATCCTGGAGTGGGACCTGCCCAAGCACCCGGTCTATCTGTGGACACTGCCGATGTTCCATTGCAACGGCTGGTGCTTCCCCTGGACGGTGGCGGCGCGCGCGGGCGTCAACGTGTGCCTGCGCAAGTTCGAGCCCAAGCTGGTGTTCGACCTGATGCGTGAAGAGGGCGTGACCCACTACTGCGCCGCGCCAATCGTGCATACCGCGCTGGTCAATGCCCCCGCGGCGTGGCGGGAAGGCGTGCGCGGGCCGGTGCGCGGCATGGTGGCCGGCGCGCCGCCGCCGGCCGCGGTGCTGGCGCAGATGGAGGCGATGGGCTTCGAGCTGACCCATGTCTACGGGCTGACCGAGGTCTATGGCCCGGCCGCGGTCTGCGCCGAGCAGGACGACTGGAGCACGCTGTCCGAGCAGGACCGCGCGGTCAAGAAGGCGCGCCAGGGCGTGCGCTACCACCTGCAGTCGCAGGTGGCGGTGCTCGATCCCGATTCCATGCAGCCGGTGCCGGCCGATGGCGAGACCATCGGCGAGATCATGTTCCGCGGCAACATCTGCATGAAGGGCTACCTGAAGAACGAGAAGGCCACGCGCGAGGCCTTCGCCGGCGGCTGGTTCCATACCGGTGACCTGGGCGTTTGCATGCCCGACGGCTACATCAAGATCAAGGACCGCAGCAAGGACATCATCATTTCCGGCGGCGAGAACATCTCGAGCGTGGAAGTGGAAGACGCGCTCTACCGGCATCCCGCGGTGCTGGCCGCGGCGGTGGTGGCGCAGCCCGATGCCAAGTGGGGCGAGACGCCGTGCGCCTTTGTCGAGCTGAAGGACGGTGCCAGCGTCAGCGCAGAAGAACTGATCGCGCATTGCCGCACGCTGCTGGCGGGCTTCAAGGTGCCCAAGGCGGTCTACTTCGGGCCCTTGCCCAAGACCTCCACCGGCAAGATCCAGAAGTTCGAGCTGCGCCGCAAGGTGAAGTCGGATTCGGCGATCGACGTCTGA